One Fontisphaera persica DNA window includes the following coding sequences:
- a CDS encoding NUDIX hydrolase: protein MTAARLPLFVHCPRCGAAGLTQPEPDAYACGQCGFHYHTNPAVGVGGLVVDNQGRLLLLRRANDPGRGKYGLPGGFVNPGESAEEALVRETREETGLEIQDLRFVCTAPNVYPYRGVTYHVLDIFFAARAAAHSQAAARAEVDSLVWLHPHELNLEDIAFLSVRRAVSLFRDPSTFPRQ, encoded by the coding sequence ATGACGGCCGCGCGTTTGCCCTTATTTGTGCATTGTCCCCGTTGCGGGGCGGCGGGACTGACTCAACCGGAGCCGGACGCCTATGCCTGCGGCCAGTGTGGCTTCCATTATCACACCAATCCGGCGGTGGGAGTGGGTGGTTTGGTGGTGGATAATCAAGGCCGCCTCCTTTTGCTGCGCCGCGCCAATGACCCCGGCAGGGGAAAATACGGGTTGCCGGGCGGCTTTGTGAATCCGGGCGAAAGCGCGGAAGAAGCCTTGGTCCGGGAAACGCGGGAAGAAACCGGCCTGGAGATTCAAGACCTGCGCTTTGTGTGCACTGCCCCCAACGTTTATCCTTATCGGGGCGTGACCTACCACGTGCTGGACATCTTTTTTGCCGCCCGTGCCGCAGCCCATTCTCAGGCGGCTGCGCGCGCGGAAGTGGACAGCCTGGTATGGTTGCACCCCCACGAGCTGAACTTGGAGGACATCGCTTTTCTCTCGGTGCGCCGGGCCGTATCACTGTTTCGTGACCCCTCAACCTTCCCAAGGCAATGA